In Nocardioides faecalis, the following proteins share a genomic window:
- a CDS encoding glycosyltransferase: MSVGPLVAVFLGTDHHRFDRLLGWARQLELQGTAHFLVQHGYTPLPGGLMGESMFDQRAMADVLDHAAAVVTHGGPGSIMDAREHGHLPVVVPRDPRWGEHVDGHQLDFARHLEHTGTVRTAYDLPTFCARLDEAVHAGRGPATGSTPTRTIDRFEALVEELVRR; encoded by the coding sequence GTGAGCGTGGGTCCCCTGGTCGCGGTCTTCCTCGGCACCGACCACCACCGCTTCGACCGCCTGCTCGGCTGGGCCCGACAGCTGGAGCTCCAGGGCACCGCGCACTTCCTGGTCCAGCACGGCTACACGCCGCTGCCGGGGGGACTGATGGGCGAGAGCATGTTCGACCAGCGCGCGATGGCCGACGTCCTCGACCACGCCGCAGCCGTCGTGACGCACGGCGGTCCCGGGTCGATCATGGACGCCCGGGAGCACGGCCACCTCCCCGTCGTGGTGCCTCGCGACCCGCGCTGGGGCGAGCACGTCGACGGCCACCAGCTCGACTTCGCCCGGCACCTGGAGCACACCGGCACCGTGCGGACGGCGTACGACCTCCCCACGTTCTGCGCGCGCCTCGACGAGGCCGTGCACGCCGGCCGCGGACCGGCGACCGGCAGCACCCCCACCCGCACCATCGACCGCTTCGAGGCCCTGGTCGAGGAGCTCGTCCGCCGATGA
- a CDS encoding sugar transferase has protein sequence MTVIQARPPATLTHPRSTAPAPTRPRRLGVTLVLVVADLAAALLVCFVGGRLSGVDTLALQAPVVALAWLGGLALVGEYRQFGSLGTRTRRLLVVALAMPTGLLLLAEVVGVKVAGVPVAVAALTCAAVGCTARGSLEVAVRRGARLRGLTHRVVLVGPAHVLPGVAERLAQHSHRFRVVASCPITVPSTPPTPTAGSSAAAVDTDPAGPPPAGDDGGEGEAGDPEIEACRRTVAGHDADTVVLVPDPVWDPLRMRRLRWALEDDVVRTFAWTGLWRAPAGRTHLDITEDLPMLHVSAPRRLGPTRAVKSLIDRAVAAAALLLTAPLLLTIVLAIRVNSRGPVIYRQQRVGRDGRTFAIWKFRTMYADADAHLGVLVTQNQGAGPLFKMRHDPRTTRVGRLLRRTSLDELPQLVNVLRGQMSLVGPRPALPAEVSRYHSDVRRRLTVPPGMTGLWQVSGRSDLTWAESVHLDLTYVDNWSLLLDLQIMARTFGAVVRGRGAY, from the coding sequence ATGACGGTCATCCAGGCCAGGCCGCCGGCCACCCTCACCCACCCTCGGAGCACCGCTCCCGCACCGACGCGCCCGCGCCGTCTCGGCGTGACGCTGGTGCTGGTGGTGGCCGACCTCGCGGCGGCGCTGCTGGTCTGCTTCGTCGGCGGCCGGTTGTCCGGGGTCGACACGCTGGCACTGCAGGCCCCGGTGGTCGCCCTGGCCTGGCTGGGCGGGCTCGCGCTGGTCGGCGAGTACCGCCAGTTCGGCTCGCTGGGCACACGTACGCGTCGCCTGCTCGTGGTCGCGCTCGCCATGCCCACCGGGCTGCTGCTGCTCGCCGAGGTCGTCGGTGTGAAGGTCGCCGGTGTCCCGGTCGCGGTGGCCGCCCTGACCTGCGCCGCGGTGGGTTGCACCGCGCGGGGCTCCTTGGAGGTGGCGGTGCGCCGCGGGGCCCGCTTGCGCGGGCTGACGCACCGGGTGGTGCTGGTCGGTCCCGCCCACGTCCTGCCCGGGGTGGCGGAGCGGCTCGCGCAGCACTCCCACCGCTTCCGGGTGGTGGCCAGCTGCCCGATCACGGTGCCCAGCACCCCTCCTACGCCGACCGCCGGGTCCAGTGCTGCTGCGGTGGACACCGACCCGGCCGGCCCCCCGCCCGCCGGCGACGACGGCGGGGAGGGCGAGGCGGGCGATCCCGAGATCGAGGCCTGTCGCCGTACCGTCGCCGGGCACGACGCGGACACCGTCGTGCTGGTGCCCGACCCGGTCTGGGACCCGCTGCGGATGCGGCGGCTGCGGTGGGCGCTGGAGGACGACGTGGTCCGGACCTTCGCCTGGACCGGCCTGTGGCGCGCCCCCGCCGGGCGCACCCACCTCGACATCACCGAGGACCTGCCGATGCTGCACGTCTCGGCTCCCCGGCGCCTGGGCCCGACCCGGGCGGTGAAGTCGCTGATCGACCGCGCCGTCGCCGCCGCGGCACTGCTGCTCACGGCGCCGCTGCTGCTGACGATCGTGCTGGCCATCCGGGTGAACTCGCGTGGTCCGGTGATCTACCGGCAGCAGCGGGTCGGCCGGGACGGACGGACGTTCGCGATCTGGAAGTTCCGCACCATGTACGCCGACGCCGACGCCCACCTCGGCGTGCTGGTCACGCAGAACCAGGGCGCCGGGCCGCTGTTCAAGATGCGCCACGACCCGCGCACCACCAGGGTCGGAAGGCTGCTGCGCCGGACCTCGCTGGACGAGCTGCCCCAGCTGGTCAACGTGCTGCGCGGCCAGATGTCGCTGGTGGGCCCCCGCCCGGCGTTGCCCGCCGAGGTGAGCAGGTACCACAGCGACGTACGACGCCGGCTGACCGTGCCGCCCGGGATGACCGGCCTGTGGCAGGTCTCCGGGCGCTCGGACCTGACCTGGGCGGAGTCGGTGCACCTCGACCTGACCTACGTGGACAACTGGTCGCTGCTGCTGGACCTGCAGATCATGGCCCGCACCTTCGGCGCCGTGGTGCGGGGCCGGGGCGCCTACTAG
- a CDS encoding crotonase/enoyl-CoA hydratase family protein translates to MSNVTRTVSDGIAHVRLDRPDKLNALTLDILEDLVAVAHELRRDKDLRAVVVSGEGDAFCAGLDFASVLSSPAGIAKAFVPRPWRGTNTFQEAPWAFRRIPVPVIAAVHGHCLGGGLQIALAADFRIATPDSRWSVLEGKWGLIPDMSGIQALSELVGIDQAKLLTMTAEVFDGSRAAELGLVTRLEADPLAGAMRLAEELAGKSPDALAAAKRLFNGTWHAPARRTFSRERIEQAILLAARNTKVARQAAFKKSEPVYGPRVR, encoded by the coding sequence ATGAGCAACGTGACCCGCACCGTTTCCGACGGCATCGCCCACGTCCGGCTCGACCGGCCCGACAAGCTCAACGCGCTCACCCTCGACATCCTCGAGGACCTGGTGGCGGTCGCCCACGAGCTGCGCCGGGACAAGGACCTGCGCGCCGTGGTCGTCAGCGGCGAGGGTGACGCCTTCTGCGCCGGGCTCGACTTCGCCTCGGTGCTGAGCAGCCCGGCCGGCATCGCGAAGGCCTTCGTGCCGCGGCCCTGGCGCGGCACCAACACTTTCCAGGAGGCGCCCTGGGCGTTCCGCCGGATCCCCGTGCCGGTGATCGCCGCGGTGCACGGCCACTGCCTGGGCGGCGGCCTGCAGATCGCGCTCGCCGCCGACTTCCGGATCGCCACCCCGGACTCGCGCTGGTCGGTGCTCGAGGGCAAGTGGGGGCTGATCCCGGACATGTCCGGCATCCAGGCCCTCTCCGAGCTGGTCGGCATCGACCAGGCCAAGCTGCTCACCATGACCGCCGAGGTGTTCGACGGCAGCCGGGCAGCCGAGCTCGGCCTGGTCACCCGCCTCGAGGCCGACCCGCTGGCCGGCGCGATGCGTCTGGCCGAGGAGCTGGCGGGCAAGTCGCCCGACGCGCTGGCCGCCGCCAAGCGGCTGTTCAACGGCACCTGGCACGCCCCCGCCCGGCGCACCTTCTCCCGCGAGCGCATCGAGCAGGCGATCCTGCTCGCCGCCCGGAACACCAAGGTCGCCCGGCAGGCGGCGTTCAAGAAGAGCGAGCCGGTCTACGGGCCACGCGTGCGCTGA
- a CDS encoding oxidoreductase, giving the protein MTWNVADLPDQSGRTIVVTGPTLGGLGHHTALELARRGARVVLGGRTPAKVEETAQAIRAEVPDAQLDAVHLDLASLASVRAAAAAAEQLGPIDVLVNNAGVMATPYSRTADGLELQMATNHFGPFLLTGLLLPQLVASGDGRVVTVSSLMHNIAGRAPLAEPSEESGRYQRWRVYGQTKLANLLFTTELDRRLREKELPVRALAAHPGFAGTHLAANGQYGRSRGGIASILDGTIRAVSQPAAAGAWPTLMAVTEDLPGDTFVGPGRRGQMAGPPRVVGRSKLAQDEAAAQRLWDLSERTVDLTYP; this is encoded by the coding sequence TTGACCTGGAACGTCGCCGACCTTCCCGACCAGTCCGGCCGCACGATCGTGGTCACCGGCCCCACCCTCGGCGGTCTGGGGCACCACACCGCCCTCGAGCTGGCTCGCCGCGGAGCGCGGGTGGTGCTCGGTGGACGCACCCCCGCCAAGGTCGAGGAGACCGCGCAGGCGATCCGCGCGGAGGTGCCCGACGCCCAGCTCGACGCAGTGCACCTGGACCTCGCCAGCCTCGCCTCGGTCCGCGCCGCCGCGGCCGCTGCCGAGCAGCTGGGCCCCATCGACGTGCTGGTGAACAACGCCGGCGTGATGGCGACGCCGTACTCCCGGACCGCGGACGGCCTGGAGCTGCAGATGGCGACCAACCACTTCGGGCCGTTCCTGCTCACCGGCCTGCTGTTGCCGCAGCTGGTGGCCAGTGGCGACGGCCGGGTGGTGACGGTGTCGTCGCTGATGCACAACATCGCCGGCCGGGCACCGCTGGCCGAGCCAAGCGAGGAGTCCGGCCGTTACCAGCGGTGGCGGGTCTACGGCCAGACCAAGCTGGCGAACCTGCTCTTCACCACCGAGCTCGACCGACGGCTGCGGGAGAAGGAGCTGCCGGTGCGCGCCCTGGCCGCCCATCCGGGCTTCGCGGGCACCCACCTGGCCGCCAACGGTCAGTACGGCCGCTCCCGCGGTGGCATCGCCTCGATCCTCGACGGCACCATCCGCGCGGTCTCCCAGCCTGCCGCCGCGGGTGCCTGGCCCACGCTGATGGCGGTCACCGAGGACCTGCCCGGCGACACCTTCGTGGGGCCCGGCAGGCGGGGGCAGATGGCCGGCCCGCCCCGCGTGGTCGGCCGCAGCAAGCTGGCCCAGGACGAGGCTGCGGCCCAGCGGCTGTGGGACCTCAGCGAGCGGACCGTGGACCTCACCTACCCGTAG
- a CDS encoding maleylpyruvate isomerase family mycothiol-dependent enzyme, translating into MSDAEELTVHVDTWWRSVGDLLALLDELEPAHWQRPTDLPGWDVRAVAAHIAHLESLLAGGPEETAEVPDAPHITGPMGQFTEIGVLTRRDHTPDEIVAEIRRRTNERREQLRAAPPTDGASPAPGLFGAIGWNQRTLLRNRPLDVWMHEQDIRRAVGRPGGMDTPGAQHAADYLAEGFGFVVGKRVSPPAGTTAVLEVAGSAPVAVQVGEDGRARRLEDVPAAPTVALAMDRETFIVLAGGRRAVAQGSVVSRGDTALAEQIVARLATTP; encoded by the coding sequence ATGAGCGACGCCGAGGAGCTGACCGTCCACGTCGACACCTGGTGGAGGTCGGTCGGCGACCTGCTCGCGCTGCTGGATGAGCTCGAGCCGGCGCACTGGCAGCGTCCCACGGACCTGCCCGGCTGGGACGTGCGTGCCGTGGCGGCCCACATCGCGCACCTGGAGTCGCTGCTCGCCGGCGGGCCCGAGGAGACCGCCGAGGTGCCCGACGCGCCGCACATCACCGGCCCGATGGGGCAGTTCACCGAGATCGGCGTGCTCACTCGGCGCGACCACACCCCGGACGAGATCGTCGCCGAGATCCGCCGGCGCACGAACGAGCGACGCGAGCAGCTGCGCGCCGCGCCGCCCACCGACGGCGCGAGCCCGGCCCCCGGCCTGTTCGGTGCGATCGGCTGGAACCAGCGCACCCTGCTACGCAACCGGCCCTTGGACGTGTGGATGCACGAGCAGGACATCCGCCGCGCCGTCGGCCGGCCCGGCGGCATGGACACGCCGGGGGCCCAGCACGCCGCGGACTACCTGGCGGAGGGCTTCGGGTTCGTCGTGGGCAAGCGGGTCTCGCCGCCGGCGGGCACCACCGCGGTCCTCGAGGTCGCCGGCAGCGCACCGGTCGCGGTGCAGGTCGGTGAGGACGGACGGGCGCGCCGGCTCGAGGACGTCCCCGCCGCACCCACGGTGGCTCTCGCCATGGACCGCGAGACGTTCATCGTGCTCGCGGGCGGACGGCGTGCCGTCGCGCAGGGCTCCGTCGTTTCGAGGGGGGACACCGCGCTGGCGGAGCAGATCGTCGCCCGGCTGGCCACCACTCCCTGA
- a CDS encoding acyl-CoA dehydrogenase, whose protein sequence is MSHYKSNLRDIQFNLFELFNVQEYLGTGLFEDLDADTAREILNEVERLSREDLAASYVDSDRNPPVFDPKTNTAPIPDAFKKSYQAWMDSGFWALGLPEEIGGQAAPPSLVWAAGEMLLGSNAPVWMYATGPSMGSVIFKNANGVQRDRRIAEIMVERQWGATMVLTEPDAGSDVGAGKTFATPNEDGSWNISGVKRFITSAESDLQENIMHLVLARPKGVEGVGGPGTKGLSLFLVPKYHFDHESGDLTGERNGVYVTNVEHKMGLKVSNTCELTFGDPQVGGGEPAKGWLLGEVHDGIRQMFDVIENARMMVGTKAIATLSTGYLNALEYAKSRVQGADLTRSADKTAPRVTITHHPDVRRSLMTQKSFAEAMRSLVIYTASWQDKVALAKASGEHDKLAEAVNDLLLPIVKGYGSERSWVLLGTESLQTLGGSGFLQEYPLEQYVRDAKIDTLYEGTTAIQGQDFFFRKIVKDQGRALGHLANEITAFLESEAGNGRLKNERALLATALDDAQALVGLMINDLMSADASNGGDLRNIYKVGLNTTRVLMALGDVVCAWLLLRGAEVALAKLDTAGADKSFYEGKIAAAQWFAQLNLPRVSAERKIAESTDLAIMDLDESAF, encoded by the coding sequence GTGAGTCACTACAAGAGCAACCTGCGCGACATCCAGTTCAATCTCTTCGAGCTGTTCAACGTGCAGGAGTACCTCGGTACCGGCCTCTTCGAGGACCTGGACGCCGACACCGCCCGCGAGATCCTCAACGAGGTGGAGCGCCTCTCCCGCGAGGACCTCGCGGCGTCGTACGTCGACTCCGACCGGAACCCGCCGGTGTTCGACCCCAAGACCAACACCGCGCCCATCCCGGACGCGTTCAAGAAGTCCTACCAGGCCTGGATGGACTCCGGCTTCTGGGCGCTCGGCCTGCCGGAGGAGATCGGCGGCCAGGCCGCGCCGCCGAGCCTGGTCTGGGCCGCCGGCGAGATGCTGCTGGGCTCGAACGCCCCGGTGTGGATGTACGCCACCGGCCCCTCGATGGGCTCGGTCATCTTCAAGAACGCCAATGGCGTGCAGCGCGACCGGCGCATCGCCGAGATCATGGTCGAGCGCCAGTGGGGCGCCACCATGGTGCTCACCGAGCCCGACGCGGGCTCCGACGTGGGCGCGGGCAAGACGTTCGCCACGCCGAACGAGGACGGCTCCTGGAACATCTCCGGCGTCAAGCGCTTCATCACCAGCGCCGAGTCGGACCTGCAGGAGAACATCATGCACCTGGTGCTCGCTCGCCCGAAGGGCGTCGAGGGCGTCGGCGGCCCGGGCACCAAGGGCCTGTCGCTGTTCCTGGTGCCGAAGTACCACTTCGACCACGAGTCCGGTGACCTCACCGGCGAGCGCAACGGCGTCTACGTCACCAACGTCGAGCACAAGATGGGCCTCAAGGTCTCCAACACCTGCGAGCTCACCTTCGGCGACCCGCAGGTCGGTGGCGGCGAGCCGGCGAAGGGCTGGCTGCTCGGCGAGGTGCACGACGGCATCCGCCAGATGTTCGACGTCATCGAGAACGCCCGGATGATGGTCGGCACCAAGGCCATCGCCACACTGTCGACCGGCTACCTCAACGCGCTGGAGTACGCCAAGAGCCGCGTCCAGGGCGCCGACCTGACCCGGTCGGCCGACAAGACCGCGCCGCGGGTGACCATCACCCACCACCCCGACGTGCGTCGCTCGCTGATGACCCAGAAGTCGTTCGCCGAGGCGATGCGCTCGCTGGTCATCTACACCGCGTCCTGGCAGGACAAGGTCGCGCTGGCCAAGGCGAGCGGCGAGCACGACAAGCTGGCCGAGGCGGTCAACGACCTGCTGCTCCCGATCGTCAAGGGCTACGGCTCCGAGCGCTCGTGGGTGCTGCTGGGCACCGAGTCGCTGCAGACCCTCGGCGGCTCGGGCTTCCTGCAGGAGTACCCGCTGGAGCAGTACGTCCGCGACGCCAAGATCGACACCCTCTACGAGGGCACCACCGCGATCCAGGGCCAGGACTTCTTCTTCCGCAAGATCGTCAAGGACCAGGGCCGCGCCCTGGGCCACCTGGCGAACGAGATCACGGCGTTCCTGGAGTCCGAGGCGGGCAACGGCCGGCTCAAGAACGAGCGCGCGCTGCTCGCCACGGCCCTCGATGACGCCCAGGCGCTGGTCGGGCTGATGATCAACGACCTGATGTCGGCCGACGCCAGCAACGGCGGCGACCTGCGCAACATCTACAAGGTCGGCCTGAACACCACCCGCGTGCTCATGGCGCTCGGTGACGTGGTCTGCGCCTGGCTGCTGCTGCGCGGAGCCGAGGTCGCCCTGGCCAAGCTCGACACCGCCGGTGCGGACAAGTCCTTCTACGAGGGCAAGATCGCCGCCGCCCAGTGGTTCGCGCAGCTCAACCTGCCGCGCGTCTCCGCCGAGCGGAAGATCGCCGAGAGCACCGACCTGGCGATCATGGACCTCGACGAGAGCGCCTTCTGA
- a CDS encoding RrF2 family transcriptional regulator, whose amino-acid sequence MRVSAKSDYALRALIAMTARDDGRAVSAEELGRLQDIPHGFLQAILADLRRAGIVMSQRGQSGGWRMARESAAVSVADVIRAVDGPLVSVYGLRPEAVNYNEAAEVLQHVWIAARSALREVFEDVSIQQLADRSLPDAVTTRTADEDAWVPH is encoded by the coding sequence ATGCGCGTCTCCGCCAAGTCCGACTACGCACTGCGCGCCCTCATCGCCATGACCGCGCGCGACGACGGTCGTGCGGTGAGCGCGGAGGAGCTCGGCCGACTGCAGGACATCCCGCACGGCTTCCTGCAGGCGATCCTCGCCGACCTGCGTCGGGCGGGCATCGTGATGTCGCAGCGCGGCCAGTCCGGCGGCTGGCGGATGGCACGCGAGTCCGCGGCGGTCTCCGTGGCCGACGTGATCCGCGCCGTCGACGGGCCCCTGGTCTCCGTCTACGGCCTGCGGCCCGAGGCCGTGAACTACAACGAGGCCGCCGAGGTCCTCCAGCACGTGTGGATCGCCGCCCGCAGCGCCCTGCGCGAGGTCTTCGAGGACGTCTCCATCCAGCAGCTCGCCGACCGCTCCCTGCCGGACGCGGTGACCACCCGCACCGCCGACGAGGACGCCTGGGTCCCGCACTGA
- a CDS encoding nuclear transport factor 2 family protein, translating to MITSEAITWNAPNDPHPARTASQRSYSAVAKGDLEEWLTVYAEDAVIEDPVGPSMFDPEGKGHHGHDGIRAFWDKAIAPIATFEFTITDSFANPGSHTCANIGTIRTSFPDGSYTTTTLIMVYVVHEDGRVASMKAYWEPERTMASFTAAG from the coding sequence ATGATCACCTCCGAGGCCATCACCTGGAACGCGCCCAACGACCCGCACCCGGCACGGACCGCGTCGCAGCGCTCCTACTCCGCCGTCGCGAAGGGCGACCTGGAGGAGTGGCTGACGGTGTACGCCGAGGACGCGGTGATCGAGGACCCCGTGGGCCCCTCGATGTTCGACCCCGAGGGCAAGGGGCACCACGGCCACGACGGGATCCGGGCGTTCTGGGACAAGGCGATCGCACCGATCGCCACCTTCGAGTTCACCATCACCGACTCGTTCGCGAACCCGGGCTCCCACACCTGCGCCAACATCGGCACCATCCGCACCTCGTTCCCGGACGGCTCGTACACGACGACGACGCTGATCATGGTCTACGTCGTGCACGAGGACGGCCGGGTGGCCTCGATGAAGGCCTACTGGGAGCCCGAGCGCACCATGGCCAGCTTCACCGCCGCCGGCTGA
- a CDS encoding DUF2461 domain-containing protein, with the protein MEFTGFPTAALDFYDDLEVDNTKSFWEAHKHVYAESVRAPMVALTDALAAEFGTAKVFRPYRDVRFAKDKTPYKTHQGAFVAVGPASGWYVEVAAPGVRVGGGVYEASGERLAALREAMADDKAGPALERILRDLERSGFEISGQRLKTVPRGYDKDHPRIELLRMRTVLAGRSYGFEPFVHTPELLDRVRQDWRRMRPLVNWLAEHVTG; encoded by the coding sequence GTGGAGTTCACCGGCTTTCCCACTGCGGCGCTCGACTTCTACGACGACCTCGAGGTCGACAACACGAAGTCGTTCTGGGAGGCCCACAAGCACGTCTACGCCGAGTCCGTGCGGGCCCCGATGGTCGCGCTCACCGACGCGCTCGCGGCCGAGTTCGGCACGGCGAAGGTGTTCCGGCCCTACCGCGACGTGCGGTTCGCCAAGGACAAGACGCCGTACAAGACCCACCAGGGCGCCTTCGTCGCCGTCGGCCCGGCCAGCGGCTGGTACGTCGAGGTCGCCGCCCCGGGCGTCCGCGTCGGCGGCGGCGTCTATGAGGCCTCCGGCGAGCGGCTCGCCGCGCTGCGCGAGGCCATGGCCGACGACAAGGCGGGGCCTGCGCTGGAGCGGATCCTGCGCGACCTCGAGCGCAGCGGCTTCGAGATCAGCGGGCAGCGGCTCAAGACCGTGCCGCGCGGCTACGACAAGGACCACCCGCGCATCGAGCTGCTGCGGATGCGCACCGTGCTGGCCGGACGCTCCTACGGCTTCGAGCCGTTCGTGCACACCCCGGAGCTGCTCGACCGGGTGCGTCAGGACTGGCGCCGGATGCGGCCCCTGGTGAACTGGCTCGCCGAGCACGTCACGGGCTGA
- a CDS encoding SGNH/GDSL hydrolase family protein translates to MSPRKYVALGDSFTEGVGDPDPARPNGCRGWADRVAEALAAGAARDGADFGYANLAIRGRKLPAIIEEQVEPAIALGPDLVSIHGGGNDLLRPKADVDALAASYDAAIGRLAGSGAKVVMFTLGDPGLNPAIRIIRGRTAIFNEFVREIADRHGAAVVDMWRMRGWKVAEVFDEDRLHLNPVGHQMIAIAVLDALGLAHELLPLGPVALPVLSRREQRAADLAWARTHLAPWVQRRVTGRSSGDGVAPKRPTLTPIG, encoded by the coding sequence ATGAGCCCCCGCAAGTACGTCGCCCTCGGCGACTCGTTCACCGAAGGCGTCGGCGACCCCGACCCGGCCCGCCCCAACGGGTGCCGCGGCTGGGCCGACCGGGTGGCCGAGGCGCTCGCCGCGGGCGCGGCCCGCGACGGCGCGGACTTCGGCTACGCCAACCTCGCCATCCGCGGCCGCAAGCTGCCCGCGATCATCGAGGAGCAGGTCGAGCCCGCGATCGCGCTGGGCCCCGACCTCGTCTCGATCCACGGCGGCGGCAACGACCTGCTCCGGCCCAAGGCCGACGTCGACGCCCTCGCCGCGTCGTACGACGCCGCGATCGGCCGGCTCGCAGGCTCCGGGGCGAAGGTCGTGATGTTCACCCTCGGCGACCCCGGCCTGAACCCGGCGATCCGGATCATCCGGGGCCGCACCGCGATCTTCAACGAGTTCGTCCGCGAGATCGCCGACCGGCACGGTGCCGCCGTCGTCGACATGTGGCGGATGCGCGGCTGGAAGGTCGCCGAGGTCTTCGACGAGGACCGGCTGCACCTCAACCCCGTCGGCCACCAGATGATCGCCATCGCGGTGCTCGACGCCCTCGGCCTGGCCCATGAGCTGCTTCCCCTGGGGCCGGTCGCGCTGCCCGTGCTCAGCCGGCGCGAGCAGCGCGCGGCCGACCTGGCCTGGGCGCGGACCCACCTCGCGCCGTGGGTGCAGCGCCGTGTCACCGGCCGCTCCTCGGGTGACGGGGTGGCACCGAAGCGACCCACGCTCACGCCCATCGGGTAG
- the dcd gene encoding dCTP deaminase, with translation MLLSDRDITAEIDAGRIALDPYEEAMLQPSSIDVRLDRYFRVFDNHKYPSIDPAADQSDLTRIVEPEGDEPFILHPGEFVLGSTYEVITLPDDIAARVEGKSSLGRLGLLTHATAGFVDPGFSGHVTLELANVATLPIKLYPGMKIGQFCFFRLSSPSQHPYGSEKYGSRYQGQRGPTPSRSFQSFHRTTI, from the coding sequence GTGCTGCTCAGCGACCGCGACATCACCGCCGAGATCGACGCCGGCCGGATCGCCCTCGACCCCTACGAGGAGGCGATGCTGCAGCCGTCCTCGATCGACGTGCGCCTCGACCGGTACTTCCGGGTCTTCGACAACCACAAGTACCCCTCGATCGACCCGGCCGCCGACCAGTCCGACCTGACCCGGATCGTGGAGCCCGAGGGGGACGAGCCGTTCATCCTGCACCCCGGCGAGTTCGTGCTGGGCAGCACCTACGAGGTGATCACGCTGCCCGACGACATCGCCGCCCGCGTGGAGGGCAAGTCCTCGCTCGGCCGCCTCGGGCTGCTCACCCACGCCACCGCCGGCTTCGTCGACCCCGGGTTCTCCGGGCACGTGACGCTGGAGCTGGCGAACGTCGCGACGCTGCCGATCAAGCTCTACCCGGGGATGAAGATCGGCCAGTTCTGCTTCTTCCGGCTCTCATCCCCCAGCCAGCACCCGTACGGCTCGGAGAAGTACGGCTCGCGCTACCAGGGCCAGCGCGGGCCGACGCCGTCGCGCTCCTTCCAGAGCTTCCACCGCACGACGATCTGA
- a CDS encoding ABC transporter substrate-binding protein — translation MKNLPGLRRLAGLVAATAVALPALAACSTGSADDDKAAPKATTSVDADAFPAKVTTSLGTAEIPEEPERVVTIDYVDADAVLSLGVVPIAAQKVTWGGTEDGSTVWFDEALAEIDGAEAPQRLDMTDGVPTDEIIALEPDLVVGTGGALTEQDYKKLTGAGIPVVGYPGAPWFTLWRDTVELAGQALGRTALAEEVIAETEKSIAEAREAHPQLEGASAAYAYLNPADTSTIGFYNAEENRPKLLAELGLTTPDVVKEVVPADVFYQTMSSERAADVDADVLLTDVESAEEVDVITADPLYSKIPAIASGNLYAEADHSIALPMSAPSPLSIPFAMENFVPKLAAAIDGSGS, via the coding sequence TTGAAGAACCTCCCTGGTCTGCGCCGCCTCGCCGGCCTCGTCGCCGCGACCGCGGTCGCGCTGCCCGCACTCGCCGCCTGCAGCACCGGCTCCGCCGACGACGACAAGGCCGCACCGAAGGCGACCACCTCCGTCGACGCCGATGCCTTCCCGGCGAAGGTGACCACCTCCCTGGGCACCGCCGAGATCCCCGAGGAGCCCGAGCGCGTCGTCACCATCGACTACGTCGACGCCGACGCCGTGCTCAGCCTCGGCGTCGTGCCGATCGCCGCACAGAAGGTCACCTGGGGCGGCACCGAGGACGGCTCCACCGTCTGGTTCGACGAGGCCCTCGCCGAGATCGACGGCGCCGAGGCGCCCCAGCGGCTCGACATGACCGACGGCGTGCCCACCGACGAGATCATCGCGCTCGAGCCCGACCTGGTCGTCGGCACCGGCGGCGCGCTCACCGAGCAGGACTACAAGAAGCTCACCGGCGCCGGCATCCCCGTGGTCGGCTACCCCGGCGCCCCGTGGTTCACGCTGTGGCGCGACACCGTGGAGCTCGCCGGGCAGGCACTCGGCCGCACCGCGCTGGCCGAGGAGGTCATCGCCGAGACGGAGAAGTCCATCGCCGAGGCCCGCGAGGCGCACCCGCAGCTCGAGGGCGCCAGCGCCGCGTACGCCTACCTGAACCCCGCGGACACCTCCACCATCGGCTTCTACAACGCCGAGGAGAACCGGCCCAAGCTGCTCGCCGAGCTGGGCCTGACCACCCCGGACGTCGTCAAGGAGGTCGTCCCCGCCGACGTCTTCTACCAGACGATGTCGTCTGAGCGGGCCGCCGACGTGGACGCCGACGTGCTGCTGACCGACGTGGAGAGCGCCGAGGAGGTCGACGTGATCACCGCCGACCCGCTCTACTCCAAGATCCCCGCGATCGCCTCCGGGAACCTGTACGCCGAGGCCGACCACTCGATCGCGCTGCCGATGTCGGCGCCCAGCCCCCTGTCCATCCCGTTCGCCATGGAGAACTTCGTCCCGAAGCTCGCCGCGGCGATCGACGGCTCGGGCTCCTGA